The following are encoded in a window of Brevibacillus ruminantium genomic DNA:
- a CDS encoding lipase/acyltransferase domain-containing protein: protein MKKFARITRILVLMALLFTSITPTGFASEELRRGKQLLEREAEEGFVPSVLLEEWLNDEGEPGQLTDDEVEESKETNLDDQDDSPNSEGQTDEWEEAEDLTEQEAELVDEAEHLGELDQAEIEKNARAFYRRFAGAKKLSEADLRKMPTIYEMEPNDTFNYADWLTVGRPAYGKIRTGSDVDMWKVKPKDNGTLSFSLVKPSRADYHLYVYDEEKRELGSSKEPVGKDQKIEEIYVEKEKFYYIQIVGNNGSFDPFEYYRIRADFFSNNEMALDPYEPNNSIKEAYELTPGKITANLHRIDDVDFYAVTLDKASTIVVNLTDIPEGMDLDLILYDSQQKRLASSEKAKNMDEEIVYNGDPGTYYIKVFASRTSGFKNHAYQLEVKVDTIPIILIPGIGGSRLLAKDKVGVYEAWLGLVETGVGINNPLHRHLLSLEPKSKNSVEVKQKNEEFGLTVFPEKEDEGFRAIEYLSYTFNQNFVKKKVEQYASMVQRLEEMGYTKNLDLFAMPYDWRYSNKDNAKFLKQKIDEALKSSGARQVQLVAHSMGGLLTKETLLSNISYQSKVKRVIYMGTPFLGSPRAYQALKFGYDFGVPLLHEETGKIIAEYAPAVYELLPSPMYFQKGTVLKRDPVYAFTYEDMLKDNRVKLDYLPLLRQAEILHNKWDKLTLRVPQYSIIGFGQPTLLGYEYHSGHGELLPFFDHSGDGTVPLLSANYSLKDMVKKYYIPEGHASLPKNPQVIEQVIQLLQGIESAQTGLRRNLQQDSQYLYYILSREDGSFPEISFQKSGKTMTISRDKKEDWENLRVEYHGNIVVIHVLDQEPLLFLQPSQLRGVNSSPSISIEKYSSTDRGGATYDISMDGGLDQQDDELEFEQDDQYHRRSRGD, encoded by the coding sequence GTGAAAAAGTTTGCGAGAATCACTCGTATCCTGGTTTTGATGGCCCTGCTCTTTACGAGCATCACGCCAACAGGTTTTGCCAGCGAAGAGTTACGTCGTGGGAAACAACTGCTGGAAAGGGAAGCAGAAGAGGGCTTCGTTCCATCTGTTTTGTTGGAAGAGTGGCTGAATGACGAAGGGGAACCAGGTCAGTTGACAGACGACGAAGTAGAGGAATCTAAAGAAACAAATCTGGATGATCAGGATGATTCCCCAAACTCGGAGGGGCAGACAGATGAATGGGAAGAAGCGGAGGATTTGACTGAGCAGGAAGCGGAGCTTGTAGACGAAGCGGAGCATTTGGGCGAGTTAGATCAAGCGGAAATCGAAAAGAACGCGCGTGCCTTCTACCGTCGCTTCGCTGGCGCAAAGAAATTGAGTGAAGCTGATTTGCGCAAGATGCCTACGATCTATGAGATGGAGCCAAATGATACGTTCAATTATGCAGATTGGCTCACTGTGGGAAGACCTGCCTATGGAAAGATAAGAACCGGCAGTGATGTTGACATGTGGAAGGTGAAGCCTAAAGATAACGGGACACTTTCATTTTCTTTAGTAAAACCCTCGAGGGCAGACTACCATTTGTACGTCTACGACGAAGAAAAAAGAGAGCTGGGCTCTTCGAAGGAGCCGGTTGGGAAAGATCAAAAGATTGAAGAAATATACGTAGAAAAAGAGAAGTTTTACTATATTCAAATCGTCGGAAACAACGGCAGCTTTGATCCTTTTGAGTACTATCGGATACGAGCTGATTTCTTCTCAAATAATGAGATGGCACTAGATCCATATGAACCAAATAATAGTATAAAGGAAGCATACGAGCTTACTCCAGGTAAAATTACCGCCAACCTTCACCGTATCGACGATGTGGATTTTTATGCCGTTACATTGGACAAAGCATCCACGATTGTGGTCAACCTAACAGACATTCCCGAAGGTATGGACCTTGACTTGATCTTGTATGACAGCCAACAAAAACGGCTTGCTTCATCGGAAAAGGCGAAAAACATGGATGAAGAAATCGTCTACAACGGCGATCCTGGAACGTATTACATCAAGGTTTTTGCCAGCAGAACATCAGGTTTCAAAAACCATGCTTATCAATTAGAAGTTAAAGTTGATACCATTCCGATCATTTTGATTCCGGGCATTGGCGGGTCAAGGTTACTGGCGAAGGATAAAGTTGGGGTGTACGAGGCTTGGCTTGGTTTGGTAGAGACTGGAGTCGGTATTAATAATCCACTACATCGACATCTACTTTCACTTGAGCCGAAGAGTAAAAATAGTGTTGAGGTCAAGCAAAAGAACGAGGAATTCGGACTCACCGTTTTTCCGGAGAAAGAGGATGAAGGGTTCCGGGCAATTGAATATCTTTCGTACACCTTTAATCAAAACTTTGTGAAGAAAAAAGTAGAACAATATGCCAGCATGGTACAGCGGTTGGAAGAGATGGGTTACACAAAGAACTTGGATCTATTTGCCATGCCATACGATTGGCGTTATAGCAATAAAGACAATGCAAAATTTCTGAAACAAAAAATAGATGAAGCTTTGAAATCATCTGGAGCACGCCAGGTTCAATTGGTAGCTCATAGTATGGGTGGTTTGCTCACAAAGGAAACGCTGCTATCGAACATTTCCTATCAGTCAAAAGTGAAAAGGGTCATTTACATGGGAACGCCTTTTTTGGGCTCACCTCGAGCGTATCAAGCCTTGAAGTTTGGCTATGATTTCGGAGTTCCGTTACTTCATGAGGAAACAGGGAAAATCATTGCTGAATATGCCCCGGCTGTGTATGAATTGCTCCCTTCACCCATGTATTTCCAAAAAGGGACAGTTTTGAAGAGGGATCCGGTTTATGCTTTTACTTATGAAGATATGCTCAAAGACAACCGAGTTAAGTTGGACTATCTTCCATTGCTTCGTCAAGCGGAAATCCTGCATAACAAGTGGGACAAGCTGACGCTAAGAGTACCACAATACTCCATTATAGGATTTGGGCAGCCCACATTGTTAGGGTATGAATACCATTCAGGACATGGGGAGCTGTTGCCCTTTTTTGACCATTCGGGAGATGGGACTGTACCGCTTCTGAGTGCAAATTACAGCCTAAAAGATATGGTGAAAAAGTACTATATACCTGAAGGACACGCGAGCCTTCCTAAAAATCCGCAAGTGATTGAACAAGTTATTCAATTGTTGCAAGGGATAGAGAGCGCACAAACTGGATTACGGAGGAATCTACAACAAGACTCTCAATATTTGTATTATATCCTTTCTCGCGAGGATGGGAGTTTTCCGGAAATATCCTTCCAAAAGTCGGGAAAAACGATGACGATCTCCCGTGATAAAAAAGAAGACTGGGAGAACCTCCGCGTAGAATACCATGGAAATATTGTGGTTATTCACGTTCTTGATCAAGAACCCCTCTTGTTCTTGCAGCCTTCCCAATTACGAGGTGTAAACTCTTCACCTTCTATCAGTATTGAAAAATATTCATCCACAGACAGAGGGGGAGCTACTTACGACATTTCAATGGATGGAGGCCTTGATCAGCAAGACGATGAGTTGGAATTTGAACAGGATGACCAGTATCACAGAAGATCAAGAGGAGATTGA
- a CDS encoding YwhD family protein yields the protein MDIFDSKKGGFTIVSGKTDVHGGYGQGVLDLSAVSSVIIDGDEAYIDMGALHAKSAVEKGIKWTTNKEEVPNGKPYWVVWVTVDRNDAGPYYAGVTACYMEVDREARRGYKILADHVNKMDYSMKRRIIVSDLGEKEKAALKKMLVEHNPSMWENSSQELKDGLA from the coding sequence GTGGATATTTTCGATAGCAAAAAAGGCGGATTTACCATTGTCAGCGGAAAAACCGATGTGCATGGTGGATACGGTCAGGGCGTACTGGACTTGTCTGCTGTCTCTTCTGTTATAATTGACGGAGATGAGGCTTATATTGATATGGGGGCACTGCATGCCAAGAGTGCCGTCGAAAAAGGGATCAAATGGACGACGAACAAAGAAGAGGTTCCCAACGGAAAGCCTTACTGGGTGGTGTGGGTAACCGTGGATCGCAATGATGCGGGACCCTACTATGCAGGGGTAACAGCATGTTACATGGAAGTAGATCGGGAAGCGCGCCGAGGATACAAAATTTTGGCGGATCATGTAAATAAAATGGACTATTCCATGAAGCGCCGCATTATCGTATCCGATCTGGGTGAAAAAGAAAAAGCAGCATTGAAAAAAATGCTGGTCGAACACAATCCGTCGATGTGGGAAAATTCCTCGCAGGAATTAAAGGATGGACTGGCGTAG
- a CDS encoding transglycosylase domain-containing protein: MEVMREAPLIRYLRLAKKFVKFLILSLLCCSFAALMLILYLRSQPLPEVFINQTTTIYAENGDVLDTLHRGQNRIVVPLKEMAPALVQATVAIEDRSFHDHYGIDWKRLARAAYVDVIHMEKVQGASTITQQLARNLYLSLDKTWERKIKEALLAIQLELNYSKDEILEMYMNQIYYGHSAYGAEAASQTYFGKKAKDLTLAESAMLAGIPKGPSYYSPYVDWDKAKNRQQLILQAMQRSGYITAEQVQKAAAEPIKLRERSKEKSVDLGPYFIDYIANLAKNRYGIDEETFNHGGLKIYTTLDSAMQKKAEEIVAATLPKDNPELQIALVAMDPKNGHIKAMVGGRDYQKSQFNRVLGKRQPGSSFKPILYLTALQNGYTPLTMMKSEPTVFTYDRVKQYIPRNFGERYAHDFISMREAIKTSDNIYAVKTIDHLTPQKVVETAKSLGINSTLEAVPSLALGTSLVSPLELNAVYATFANKGTYVKPVAVTRIEDQQGNILVEEQPEKTQVAEPVASALLTNMMQSVFERGGTGYRVADLLNRPVAGKTGSTDYDAWLSGFTPQLVSTVWVGYDQNRKVDDVKEGYLSKKVWAEFMEKALEDQPPALFEMPAGVVSVYIDPKSGKLATEHCPNPQLYYFAKGTEPQEFCTDHLPGDEAPKPLPTPDSPSFWQRMGSWLNQPGD; this comes from the coding sequence ATGGAAGTGATGCGGGAAGCACCGCTCATTCGATACCTGCGTCTGGCTAAGAAATTCGTAAAATTTCTCATACTCAGCCTATTATGCTGTTCTTTTGCCGCCTTGATGCTGATCCTCTACCTGCGGTCCCAGCCGCTGCCTGAGGTCTTCATCAATCAGACCACGACGATTTACGCAGAAAACGGAGACGTCCTGGATACGCTCCATCGGGGTCAAAACCGGATCGTAGTGCCGCTCAAGGAGATGGCTCCCGCTCTGGTTCAAGCGACGGTCGCCATCGAGGATCGCTCCTTTCACGATCATTACGGGATCGACTGGAAACGGCTGGCCCGGGCTGCCTACGTAGACGTGATCCATATGGAAAAGGTGCAAGGCGCAAGTACCATTACCCAGCAATTGGCCCGCAATTTGTATTTGTCGTTGGACAAGACCTGGGAGAGAAAGATTAAAGAAGCGCTTTTGGCCATCCAGTTGGAGCTGAACTACAGCAAAGATGAGATATTGGAAATGTACATGAACCAGATTTACTACGGCCATTCTGCGTACGGAGCAGAAGCTGCATCGCAAACGTATTTTGGGAAAAAAGCGAAGGATCTCACCTTGGCCGAAAGTGCCATGTTGGCCGGAATTCCCAAGGGACCTTCGTATTACTCTCCCTACGTCGATTGGGACAAGGCAAAAAACCGTCAACAACTGATCCTGCAAGCCATGCAGCGATCCGGCTACATCACCGCGGAGCAAGTGCAAAAGGCTGCAGCGGAACCGATCAAGCTGAGGGAGCGAAGCAAGGAAAAAAGTGTCGATCTGGGCCCTTATTTTATCGATTACATCGCCAACCTGGCCAAAAACCGCTATGGCATCGACGAAGAAACCTTCAATCACGGAGGACTAAAGATTTACACGACGCTTGATTCCGCCATGCAAAAAAAGGCGGAAGAAATCGTAGCCGCCACACTGCCGAAAGACAACCCGGAATTGCAGATTGCCCTCGTCGCGATGGACCCCAAAAACGGGCATATCAAAGCGATGGTGGGCGGTCGCGATTACCAGAAAAGTCAATTTAACCGGGTGCTGGGAAAACGTCAGCCCGGTTCATCCTTTAAACCGATCCTGTATCTGACTGCCCTGCAGAACGGCTATACACCGTTGACCATGATGAAAAGCGAACCGACCGTATTTACCTACGACCGGGTCAAGCAGTACATCCCGCGCAACTTCGGAGAGCGTTACGCCCATGACTTTATCAGCATGCGGGAAGCGATCAAAACCTCGGACAATATTTACGCGGTCAAAACGATCGATCATCTCACGCCGCAAAAAGTGGTGGAAACCGCCAAAAGTCTGGGGATCAACAGTACACTGGAGGCTGTTCCCTCACTGGCCTTGGGAACCTCGCTGGTATCTCCGCTGGAGCTAAATGCGGTCTACGCCACATTTGCCAACAAAGGCACCTATGTCAAGCCGGTAGCCGTTACGCGGATTGAGGATCAGCAGGGGAATATTCTCGTCGAGGAGCAACCGGAAAAAACACAGGTTGCCGAGCCGGTTGCATCCGCCCTGTTGACCAATATGATGCAAAGTGTGTTTGAACGGGGCGGCACGGGCTATCGCGTCGCCGATCTGCTGAACCGGCCAGTCGCTGGCAAAACCGGCTCCACCGATTACGACGCATGGTTGAGCGGCTTTACACCGCAGCTCGTCAGTACCGTCTGGGTCGGCTATGACCAGAATCGAAAAGTAGACGACGTCAAAGAGGGGTACCTTTCCAAAAAAGTCTGGGCGGAATTCATGGAAAAGGCGTTGGAAGATCAACCGCCGGCGTTGTTTGAGATGCCTGCAGGTGTCGTCTCCGTCTACATCGATCCCAAGTCAGGGAAATTGGCTACCGAACACTGCCCCAACCCGCAGCTCTATTACTTTGCCAAAGGTACGGAGCCACAGGAGTTTTGCACCGATCACTTGCCTGGCGACGAAGCACCCAAACCCCTTCCCACGCCCGATTCCCCTTCCTTTTGGCAGCGAATGGGAAGCTGGTTGAATCAACCGGGAGACTAG
- a CDS encoding ABC transporter permease: protein MRQLWKKCLKLILLTAILANSLTIFPYATEASVSTPDVKDRIPGWLDEEKIVNGSLISLLSGFGFANEEMKLTFADVVYNGATSGNGRVANYSRAKEKANNGYPIVDEAEALEWARLFNGNPGFMRSENGLNGGIISEGGGREYTGYLLSKVAEMSGGRGNPFEFRPARNGEKGSYVGVTSFTTTARPDGSIQTDKTKYEVGQTVTITARGTDYSIYNRGLNVLNYYIFNLDTGQIEVAFNDSIKPYPISGVGDGSGQTINFPPKTWVPTKPGNYEARILFTDTHARNTKNAPAVDGQGVPYSYKFTVGSTDNGGGGGGGDGGKEPEPPPKGCQKTTMDLRIESTNTDREMKAIASGGETIALKKDDRLVFTASKPGTFTQNGSPMRSGSGNNRSIGIIDYVDSGTFTVRYESDDGKLCWDKTFFVSSGGKGQDSCPIVRVNNDTVRNGEVVEVFPGEELRFAATYTDSQGERQPYATRWFITLPDGKTKEIPVEEDDRGRDKPYDSDQIKLPYGWKFASYHIPLERGKTYKVRIKLQGTFEKRPECEWEITIKVKDIACTIDKQERMSFYAYGEPPLQYPPAGQDISGTGLSSGLFFEGFKQLTNGYDTMLSLSADTPGTWYLMEGDDRVPLTGKLGAKERFRLILPLSVRSGTTVELVFLSEDGCIREFKIPIKSANRCYIFILSLKQDRYEPEKWKRTIERGETLELKQEDFQNRYDLYVRTEVEETDFILSYFDPQTQTWSLRRNGEYLSSSNRARTEHSVSFPRANSKDRDSPVLDGFYMIEFISADRNARNCDGAFFIRIGEGTTPTNPEPPTDPKDPTDPKDPTDPENPGETEEPREPKPFPPDPVVPNPPSGGGDFEAGEIGLQIFDSDGRELQKLAINVDGVWEREPAKIRVAIDQAPINQRFEQVKQEINQNIERHESQLQQAITGEGVRNVAITAAPQYIADAKSLAVYQPAMLDLKVSGPGTSEQWKVSSASTGGDYLYTGTTVPTQTTWRQILNDQKYKAEINGFQIIMDYNIAFRISYEICGEAKGENGGIVESCQPRQVNQNMTGRYTITVKGSERLFEVFEPNAKGVLRHTSEWIEYTARDRYPTNKPDDFYAGERMLTHVILEPRHRHPVSGRYPEITAAQSWISESGLRQTLLQSTLALKQTTPIWWQGPSYSVPKLGVREMGVDTPLMGDKQKGFQKGSTYAVQFSVHFRFGVEKGFAFPNKQRGQGHELTDYRVPFTITANAWERQGIRNHTTR from the coding sequence TACGGAAGCGTCAGTATCAACCCCGGATGTGAAAGATAGAATACCTGGGTGGTTAGATGAGGAGAAAATTGTAAACGGCAGCTTAATAAGTTTGCTGTCGGGATTTGGTTTTGCAAATGAGGAAATGAAGTTAACATTTGCTGATGTTGTATATAACGGAGCAACAAGTGGCAATGGAAGGGTTGCCAACTACTCCCGAGCAAAGGAAAAAGCCAACAATGGTTATCCGATTGTTGATGAAGCTGAGGCACTAGAATGGGCGAGACTCTTTAACGGAAACCCTGGCTTTATGCGTTCAGAAAATGGTCTAAACGGAGGCATCATCAGTGAGGGGGGAGGGCGAGAATATACAGGATATCTTCTTTCAAAAGTTGCTGAAATGTCAGGCGGGAGAGGAAATCCCTTTGAATTTCGACCCGCCCGAAATGGCGAAAAGGGATCTTACGTTGGTGTTACCAGTTTCACTACCACCGCACGACCAGATGGGAGCATTCAAACCGACAAAACAAAATATGAAGTAGGACAAACAGTAACGATAACCGCAAGAGGGACTGACTATAGTATTTATAATCGTGGTTTGAACGTTCTTAACTACTACATTTTCAACCTAGACACCGGACAGATAGAAGTAGCTTTTAACGATTCCATTAAACCGTATCCTATAAGCGGTGTCGGAGACGGAAGTGGTCAAACCATTAATTTTCCTCCAAAGACCTGGGTACCCACAAAACCAGGTAATTATGAAGCGAGGATTTTATTTACAGACACCCATGCTCGTAACACAAAAAACGCCCCGGCTGTTGATGGCCAGGGCGTTCCTTATTCGTATAAATTTACGGTAGGTTCAACAGACAATGGTGGCGGAGGAGGGGGTGGTGATGGTGGAAAAGAACCTGAACCACCCCCTAAAGGTTGTCAAAAAACAACCATGGACCTCCGCATCGAAAGCACAAACACCGACCGTGAAATGAAGGCGATTGCGAGTGGTGGAGAAACGATTGCTCTCAAAAAAGACGATCGTCTCGTCTTTACCGCATCCAAGCCAGGTACCTTCACCCAAAATGGCAGCCCCATGCGTAGTGGTTCCGGTAACAACCGTAGTATAGGAATCATTGACTATGTCGATTCAGGTACCTTTACGGTTAGGTATGAGAGCGACGATGGAAAACTCTGTTGGGATAAAACCTTTTTTGTCAGCTCGGGAGGCAAGGGCCAAGACAGTTGTCCGATTGTCCGAGTCAATAACGATACTGTGCGAAACGGGGAAGTGGTTGAGGTTTTCCCTGGGGAAGAGCTTAGATTTGCGGCAACCTATACCGATAGCCAAGGTGAAAGGCAACCCTATGCCACGCGATGGTTTATAACATTGCCGGACGGCAAAACGAAAGAAATTCCGGTTGAGGAGGATGATCGGGGAAGGGATAAACCGTATGACTCCGATCAGATAAAGCTCCCCTATGGCTGGAAATTTGCGTCCTATCACATCCCTCTGGAAAGAGGTAAGACATACAAGGTAAGGATCAAGTTACAAGGGACGTTTGAAAAAAGACCGGAATGTGAATGGGAAATCACCATCAAGGTAAAGGACATTGCTTGTACCATCGATAAACAGGAACGTATGAGCTTTTACGCTTACGGTGAACCGCCACTCCAGTATCCACCTGCTGGACAAGACATTAGTGGTACAGGCCTATCATCCGGCCTCTTTTTCGAAGGATTTAAACAGCTCACGAATGGATACGACACGATGCTGAGTCTCTCTGCAGACACTCCCGGTACATGGTACTTAATGGAAGGCGATGACCGCGTACCGCTGACTGGAAAATTGGGAGCAAAAGAAAGGTTCCGATTGATTCTGCCACTCTCAGTCCGATCCGGAACGACAGTGGAACTTGTCTTTCTTTCAGAGGATGGGTGTATCAGAGAATTTAAAATCCCGATTAAATCCGCCAATAGGTGCTATATCTTTATCTTGTCACTAAAACAAGACCGGTACGAACCGGAGAAATGGAAACGGACCATTGAGCGCGGGGAGACGTTGGAACTAAAGCAGGAAGACTTCCAGAACAGGTATGATCTATACGTTCGTACGGAAGTTGAAGAAACAGACTTCATATTGTCCTATTTTGATCCGCAGACTCAAACCTGGAGTTTGCGCCGAAACGGGGAGTATCTGTCCAGTTCAAATCGAGCGCGTACCGAACACTCTGTCAGCTTTCCGCGAGCGAATTCGAAAGACCGGGATTCCCCGGTGCTCGATGGGTTTTATATGATCGAGTTCATTTCAGCAGATCGCAACGCAAGAAATTGTGACGGTGCTTTCTTTATCCGGATTGGTGAAGGAACGACACCGACAAATCCTGAACCGCCAACAGATCCGAAAGACCCAACAGACCCGAAAGATCCGACAGACCCGGAAAATCCTGGTGAAACAGAAGAACCAAGAGAACCAAAACCATTTCCTCCAGATCCAGTTGTTCCGAATCCACCAAGCGGTGGGGGTGATTTTGAAGCGGGAGAGATCGGTTTGCAAATCTTTGACAGTGATGGTCGTGAACTTCAGAAACTGGCGATCAATGTCGATGGCGTGTGGGAAAGAGAGCCTGCCAAGATTCGTGTGGCCATTGATCAAGCCCCGATTAATCAACGATTCGAACAAGTGAAACAAGAGATCAATCAAAATATTGAACGGCATGAGTCGCAGCTGCAACAGGCCATCACGGGTGAAGGTGTGCGAAATGTCGCTATTACTGCTGCCCCGCAGTACATTGCGGATGCAAAAAGCCTTGCAGTCTATCAGCCGGCTATGCTGGATCTCAAAGTATCCGGACCAGGTACATCGGAGCAATGGAAGGTAAGCAGCGCTTCAACCGGAGGAGACTATCTCTACACTGGCACGACTGTTCCCACGCAGACGACCTGGAGACAAATCCTGAACGATCAGAAATACAAGGCGGAGATCAACGGTTTTCAGATCATCATGGATTACAATATTGCCTTTCGTATCAGCTATGAAATATGCGGAGAAGCGAAAGGGGAAAATGGGGGAATCGTAGAGAGCTGCCAGCCACGACAGGTTAACCAAAACATGACTGGACGATATACGATTACGGTAAAAGGAAGCGAACGCCTATTTGAAGTGTTTGAGCCGAATGCGAAAGGTGTGCTTCGCCATACTTCAGAGTGGATTGAGTACACCGCTCGCGACCGTTATCCAACGAACAAGCCGGACGATTTTTACGCTGGAGAGAGAATGTTGACACATGTCATATTGGAGCCGCGTCATCGACATCCGGTAAGTGGCCGCTATCCCGAGATCACCGCAGCGCAATCCTGGATTTCAGAGTCAGGACTGCGTCAGACGCTCCTACAGTCTACCCTCGCTTTGAAACAGACAACACCCATATGGTGGCAAGGTCCCTCCTACTCTGTGCCCAAACTGGGTGTTCGAGAGATGGGCGTGGACACACCATTGATGGGAGACAAGCAGAAAGGCTTCCAGAAGGGCTCTACTTACGCAGTCCAGTTCTCCGTTCACTTCCGTTTTGGAGTGGAGAAGGGATTTGCATTTCCGAACAAACAAAGAGGTCAAGGGCATGAATTGACAGATTATCGTGTACCGTTCACCATCACGGCGAATGCATGGGAACGCCAGGGCATCCGGAACCACACGACGCGCTAA